A DNA window from Aspergillus nidulans FGSC A4 chromosome I contains the following coding sequences:
- a CDS encoding Pet127 family protein (transcript_id=CADANIAT00007312), producing MFRSSLRSASDPIREHVCFSCIARGLEGRAQARTFYATALLRGVTDSSSTITSAQSLDQAFQTLTQTLETQKKRRPQKNTNAQKAKGTDSQETSKRTTKPRLPPKETKKRRETRPQHKHAEPLGIKTKLKGVVQQLDIQKKLAKKAKKIGAPQEFPKPPTILSKAISTQERGKLDSSTSAIEVVDVKTQPVPELSFGLQRVLFNPGVYQLRDPRSRVYNFDPYLGTIMPVTEFDFAALKEYITSSRDDTLRNIAKENKRKYMGSSSSMTSVLSHFHYLLSAWRPINTNSLSQGFEDKMKTFTRIMRAPAAMFLRYQDGIYAIDADKGFDTANILMNLGKSMEKLLTLPKEEYERYRRSHKNKITAEEEAQTPESYHYSTLGDFMMRSQLDAYDPRLPGTGMFDLKTRAVVSIRMDARNFEEGLGYEIKSRFGRFESYEREYYDMIRSAFLKYSLQVRIGRMDGIFVAFHNIERIFGFQYVSLAEMDETLHGTSNTALGDAEFRLSLQLWNKILDKATKKYPGRSLRFHFEARETVHPFMYIFFEPVTDEEIHAIQTRNKAEIDAYQQRILNLPIQEDQDPSTASSNVQDTAAATNDTPPESQSEEVSVNAENFSETKKREVSAIFLTVLNYHNGKQVNRVDDLKPGDRWTVEYEMSTIEGPKVQSLYEACVTRRKRTLMGTEDVSDEPESQYIKTLREFARKGREYRKQQDEIDKEKGVVVLDGLKL from the exons ATGTTTCGATCCTCGCTGAGGTCTGCGTCAGACCCTATTCGTGAACATGTCTGTTTCTCGTGTATAGCAAGAGGCCTCGAAGGTCGCGCGCAGGCGCGCACCTTTTACGCTACTGCTCTCCTGCGTGGAGTGACCGATAGCTCCTCAACGATCACGTCGGCTCAGTCACTGGACCAGGCTTTTCAGACGCTAACCCAG ACCTTGGAaacgcagaagaagagacggCCTCAGAAAAACACCAATGCACAAAAGGCCAAGGGAACGGACAGTCAAGAGACCTCAAAGCGGACAACGAAACCTCGGCTGCCTCCCAAGGAGACTAAAAAACGTCGGGAAACTCGTCCTCAGCATAAGCACGCCGAACCACTGGGTATTAAAACCAAGTTGAAAGGCGTGGTCCAACAATTAGATATACAGAAGAAACTTGCAAAAAAGGCTAAGAAAATTGGAGCCCCGCAGGAGTTTCCAAAGCCGCCGACAATACTTAGCAAAGCGATCAGTACACAAGAGCGTGGCAAACTGGACTCCTCGACATCTGCTATTGAAG TGGTAGATGTGAAAACCCAACCGGTGCCGGAGCTTTCATTCGGCCTACAGAGAGTCCTTTTCAA CCCTGGAGTTTATCAACTGCGCGATCCCCGGTCCCGTGTCTATAATTTCGATCCGTACCTGGGGACCATCATGCCTGTAACCGAGTTCGACTTCGCCGCTTTGAAGGAATACATCACATCCTCGAGAGATGACACTTTACGAAACATAGCGAAAGAGAACAAGAGGAAATATATGGGCTCGTCCTCCAGTATGACAAGCGTTCTGTCGCATTTTCACTATTTGTTATCAGCATGGCGCCCTATCAATACGAATTCGCTCTCTCAAGGCTTCGAAGACAAGATGAAAACATTCACACGTATAATGCGTGCACCTGCGGCTATGTTTTTGCGGTATCAGGATGGTATCTATGCGATAGATGCCGATAAAGGGTTCGACACTGCCAACATTTTAATGAATTTGGGCAAGTCAATGGAGAAGCTTCTCACCCTGCCTAAAGAGGAATATGAACGCTATCGGAGGTCTCATAAGAACAAAATCACCGCCGAAGAGGAGGCCCAAACGCCGGAATCTTACCACTACTCTACTTTGGGAGACTTCATGATGAGATCGCAGCTCGATGCTTATGATCCGCGTCTCCCGGGCACAGGAATGTTTGATTTAAAGACACGTGCTGTCGTATCCATTCGGATGGATGCACGCAATTTTGAGGAAGGTCTAGGCTATGAGATAAAATCGCGCTTCGGGAGGTTCGAGTCTTACGAGCGCGAATATTATGATATGATCCGCTCAGCCTTCCTCAAGTATTCACTCCAAGTGCGTATTGGCCGCATGGACGGCATCTTTGTGGCATTTCACAATATTGAACGGATCTTCGGGTTCCAGTACGTCAGTTTGGCAGAAATGGATGAAACTCTGCACGGTACATCGAATACAGCGCTCGGTGACGCAGAATTCCGCCTGAGTCTACAGCTCTGGAACAAGATACTGGACAAAGCCACAAAGAAATATCCAGGAAGGTCTCTCCGGTTTCACTTTGAGGCCAGAGAAACAGTTCACCCCTTCATGTACATATTCTTCGAGCCCGTTACCGACGAAGAAATCCACGCCATTCAAACCAGGAATAAAGCCGAAATCGATGCCTACCAACAACGGATCCTGAACCTACCTATCCAAGAAGACCAGGATCCATCTACGGCTTCGTCGAACGTGCAGGACACCGCAGCCGCCACCAATGATACACCGCCAGAATCGCAATCTGAAGAAGTCTCAGTCAACGCAGAGAACTTCTCGGAGACCAAAAAGCGTGAGGTCTCGGCCATTTTCCTCACTGTTCTTAACTATCATAACGGCAAGCAAGTCAACCGTGTTGATGACTTGAAACCCGGGGACAGATGGACGGTCGAATACGAAATGAGCACTATAGAAGGCCCAAAGGTCCAGAGCCTTTACGAAGCGTGCGTTACCCGCCGTAAGAGGACTCTCATGGGAACAGAGGATGTTTCGGACGAGCCAGAGTCACAATACATAAAGACATTAAGGGAGTTTGCCAGAAAGGGCCGGGAATACCGCAAGCAgcaagatgagattgataAGGAAAAGGGCGTGGTTGTTTTAGATGGTTTAAAGCTTTAA
- a CDS encoding uncharacterized protein (transcript_id=CADANIAT00007311), which translates to MLLQDDLCMVIEGQPDRAFRNERNMYNIQTNIFVWVFR; encoded by the exons ATGCTA CTTCAAGATGATCTGTGTATGGTCATAGAAGGCCAGCCAGATCGCGCATTCAGGAACGAACGCAACATGTATAACATACAGACAAATATCTTTGTCTGGGTTTTCAGATGA
- a CDS encoding uncharacterized protein (transcript_id=CADANIAT00007310), giving the protein MAQSLGKRERRKSLGSFGPLSTTSNPGPIPLDRSTIHETNVLRKKQRRNSGFFGGRNPSPVRASTGYRDPGTVAPVRVATSPALDGPRARRKSLQKRRNSVFGSLRSLHSLDDDDPNRRSLDSEEGHGVGSIILHHGEIQITGGVWRKKSQYLVLTDTHIVRFKSLNKALETFPSIPPSMARSGSNRQSIASISSLQDPQLSAVGDASVGIPLNSIVAVYMLDDGKPSSSIEVAYMDERTQKTTFIQMQTPDIQELNLWMVGIRSAAEMSRSNTPMPYDPRALDCVIRILEHERDYDPEIFRMFRVIQMASSKSPTRASADELTKLSPTGCYLALGMHKLHLVSLQKVSSRGSTASLTDLDAATSFGLMNLTSLSMEWGDDSLHLTFRVPLQKSCSIFVASVHSLEIAYWIRQQTEFLRPLWLKQPYDFIVPRDLNNENNFPPVCLDEDYGCFDRTLVAHCASYGIDTSNIRYTIDTQCDDAPCFRLLRPASPQRSKYTALELIALMRTLRYNESFRSISFSGVSLDAIQDVRDLNGIDKDALLTRANAQIHIPGQENLSVLSQEIRALSLKSKWLRRLDFSYTLSRTPKSDNDSHDPGCGIPEAIFPICRRELTNVDWIVLNGIKLGDSDLDYLVDAASQRSSHFRALEVGNCGLSVHDIDLLLSTTVAQVSTLEAINISGIQGRIKPDMLQQYLGYFGQVKKLDLSRIARTSGPEPLIPAQVLFNWRLEELSMNQTPANRETVDAIATYLASDRSECLRVIRLDQCGLSGQDVAIFLHSLAALQHSRDLHLHVNDNRLDLGCSYLCDAIAQDKTPTHLSMRMIDFKKEQQFQDLVEALRKNRTLKYLDISKASLPYDAGPETSKSLQLMFEENDTLEDLDISGDNAHLDVARFGIGLNLALTGLKKNSSLKVLRIEHQKLGLQGANTLASVLESNTSLLEVYCENNDINLQSFTVLVNGLQNNRSLLSLSCMDCDRARSLDKVRREIANVKRDLTHSQPSTSSLRRSLHAAINAKHMSVNSKLAKHSRSYGHIRATASSLSAVESSKPPMDDQVEAIMQSLSAKWDAEVSRLRRYLFRNFNLANGLSKDGTDFVGDDAESDGRPATAASLGTMLEQLKLDVALSTNDTQEQRSQMPPQSAPQISVADSSPHLEIFQSLDVENGLDDELQKSPYLSSNPEIASQPFPDYGASNSRSALPVPTMPSAVSKTSSVRSTRSSSTVSTSTGTGASARSTYGAASSTLRGLLSSRERKKMEAMKGTVCVGDRPPTLDWSPPRFDLGELR; this is encoded by the coding sequence ATGGCGCAGAGTTTGGGGAAAAGAGAGCGAAGAAAGAGCTTGGGTTCGTTTGGCCCGCTGTCGACGACCTCGAATCCCGGTCCGATTCCGCTAGACCGTTCAACTATTCACGAGACGAATGTGCTGAGGAAAAAGCAGCGGCGCAATTCCGGGTTCTTTGGGGGCCGGAACCCCAGCCCAGTGAGAGCGTCTACTGGATACCGCGATCCGGGAACAGTAGCCCCAGTCCGGGTGGCCACTTCGCCGGCCCTCGATGGCCCGCGGGCGCGCCGAAAGTCGCTTCAAAAGAGACGTAACTCAGTGTTCGGCTCTCTTCGGTCGCTCCATTCGCtcgacgatgacgatccGAACCGGCGTTCTCTTGACAGCGAGGAAGGGCATGGGGTTGGGTCGATTATCCTTCATCATGGCGAAATCCAGATAACAGGCGGGgtatggaggaagaagagtcAGTATCTTGTTTTAACAGATACGCATATCGTCCGGTTCAAGAGCCTGAACAAAGCGCTGGAAACGTTCCCGTCAATCCCCCCGTCAATGGCCCGATCAGGCAGCAACCGACAGTCAATCGCCTCGATCAGCTCCCTGCAGGATCCGCAGCTTTCTGCCGTTGGTGATGCTTCAGTTGGCATTCCCCTGAACAGTATTGTTGCCGTCTACATGCTCGACGACGGGAAACCCTCATCTTCGATTGAGGTAGCTTATATGGACGAGCGGACACAGAAGACCACCTTTATCCAGATGCAAACACCGGATATCCAGGAGCTGAACCTTTGGATGGTTGGAATTCGATCCGCGGCTGAAATGAGTCGCAGTAACACCCCAATGCCATATGACCCAAGGGCGTTAGACTGTGTGATCAGGATATTAGAGCACGAGCGCGACTACGATCCAGAGATCTTTCGAATGTTTCGGGTCATTCAGATGGCTTCTAGCAAGTCCCCGACGCGGGCGTCGGCGGACGAGCTCACCAAACTGTCACCAACTGGATGCTATCTTGCCCTTGGGATGCACAAGCTACATCTAGTTTCACTGCAAAAGGTATCCAGCCGTGGATCTACTGCGTCTTTAACTGACCTCGATGCCGCAACGTCGTTTGGCCTCATGAACCTGACCAGTTTATCCATGGAGTGGGGCGATGATAGCCTGCATTTGACTTTTCGAGTTCCTCTTCAGAAGTCTTGCTCGATTTTCGTAGCGTCAGTTCACTCGTTGGAGATTGCCTACTGGATCAGGCAACAGACCGAATTTCTCCGTCCGCTGTGGCTTAAGCAACCGTACGATTTCATTGTGCCTCGCGATCTGAATAACGAAAACAATTTTCCCCCAGTGTGTCTGGACGAAGACTATGGCTGTTTCGACCGTACATTGGTTGCCCACTGTGCCAGCTATGGTATCGACACCTCCAACATTCGATATACTATTGATACTCAGTGCGATGATGCTCCTTGCTTCAGACTACTACGCCCAGCTTCACCACAGCGGAGCAAATATACAGCCTTGGAACTGATCGCCCTCATGCGAACATTGAGGTATAACGAGTCATTTCGGTCAATATCTTTCAGCGGAGTCAGCTTGGATGCGATCCAAGACGTGCGAGACCTCAACGGAATCGATAAAGACGCGTTACTAACACGTGCAAATGCCCAAATCCACATTCCTGGACAGGAGAACCTCTCAGTACTTTCGCAAGAAATCCGAGCACTGAGTTTGAAAAGCAAATGGCTTCGCCGGCTGGACTTCTCATATACTCTTAGCCGAACACCCAAGTCCGACAATGACAGCCACGACCCAGGTTGTGGCATTCCGGAAGCTATCTTCCCTATTTGTCGGCGAGAGCTCACAAATGTTGACTGGATAGTCTTGAACGGTATCAAACTCGGGGACTCTGATCTTGACTACCTTGTTGATGCCGCGTCCCAGCGGAGTAGTCATTTTCGAGCTCTCGAAGTGGGAAACTGCGGTCTGTCTGTTCATGATATTGACTTGCTTCTTTCGACAACGGTTGCCCAAGTATCGACACTTGAAGCTATCAATATCTCTGGTATACAAGGACGTATAAAGCCAGATATGCTACAACAATACCTGGGCTATTTTGGTcaggtcaagaagcttgatTTGTCACGCATCGCGAGAACATCGGGTCCCGAGCCTCTCATTCCGGCTCAAGTCCTGTTCAACTGGCGGCTCGAAGAGCTCTCTATGAACCAAACACCAGCCAATAGGGAGACAGTTGATGCTATTGCCACCTACCTCGCAAGCGATCGGTCCGAATGTCTGCGGGTTATCCGACTCGATCAGTGCGGCCTCTCCGGGCAGGATGTAGCTATTTTCTTGCACTCACTGGCGGCTTTGCAGCACAGCCGCgacctccacctccatgTGAATGACAACCGGCTGGATCTTGGCTGCTCGTACCTTTGTGATGCAATTGCTCAAGATAAAACGCCAACTCATTtatcgatgaggatgatcgATTTCAAGAAGGAGCAACAGTTTCAAGACCTGGTTGAAGCGTTGCGCAAGAACCGCACTCTAAAATACCTTGATATCTCGAAAGCATCTCTTCCTTACGACGCTGGACCGGAGACATCCAAGTCGCTCCAATTGATGTTCGAAGAGAATGATACTTTGGAGGACCTGGATATCAGCGGGGATAATGCGCATCTGGATGTAGCGCGGTTCGGAATTGGCCTCAATCTAGCTCTAACTGGTCTGAAGAAAAACAGCTCCCTGAAAGTCTTGAGGATCGAACACCAAAAACTTGGGCTACAAGGCGCTAATACTCTGGCTTCTGTCCTGGAAAGCAATACCAGTCTACTTGAGGTCTATTGTGAAAACAATGATATCAATCTGCAATCGTTCACAGTACTTGTGAATGGTCTTCAGAATAATCGATCTTTGTTAAGCTTGTCTTGTATGGATTGCGATAGAGCCCGGTCACTTGACAAGGTTCGCCGGGAAATCGCCAATGTCAAACGGGACTTGACGCACTCTCAGCCTTCGACAAGTTCTCTACGCCGGTCATTACATGCTGCGATCAACGCCAAGCATATGTCAGTCAACAGTAAACTGGCCAAGCACTCACGTTCCTATGGTCATATCCGTGCTACTGCAAGCTCGCTTTCGGCTGTTGAGAGCTCCAAACCACCCATGGATGATCAGGTCGAGGCTATCATGCAGTCTTTGAGTGCAAAATGGGACGCAGAAGTCTCTCGTCTGCGTCGATATCTATTTAGGAATTTCAATCTGGCTAATGGTCTCAGCAAGGACGGCACCGACTtcgtcggcgacgacgcCGAGAGCGATGGACGACCTGCAACCGCTGCAAGTCTTGGGACTATGCTAGAACAGCTCAAGCTCGATGTGGCGCTATCTACAAATGACACACAGGAACAAAGATCTCAAATGCCGCCACAGTCTGCCCCGCAAATCAGTGTCGCAGACTCAAGTCCGCACCTGGAAATATTCCAAAGCCTTGATGTAGAAAATGGCCTGGACGATGAACTCCAGAAATCGCCGTACCTATCATCAAATCCAGAGATCGCTTCACAGCCCTTTCCAGACTACGGAGCTTCGAATTCTCGTTCTGCACTTCCGGTTCCTACGATGCCATCCGCTGTGAGCAAAACCAGCAGTGTCCGCAGTACCCGGAGTTCAAGCACTGTCTCCACAAGCACTGGAACAGGCGCAAGCGCAAGGAGCACTTATGGGGCAGCCTCCTCTACGCTGAGAGGCTTGCTATCTTCGAGAGAGCGAAAGAAAATGGAGGCCATGAAAGGCACAGTATGCGTTGGAGACAGACCACCAACTTTAGATTGGTCACCACCGCGTTTTGACCTTGGAGAGCTCCGTTAA